gaagcttCTTTGCGATAGATACAACCGCATGATTGCATTCATAGTCTCCAACAATGGCTCAGTTTAGATGATTGGACATTGGGGTGGGGGGAATAGGGAAATTGGCAtaagcaaaaaatttcgaaatgatGCAATACAGCAGGGTAGAATACGGGTAGaagggatggaaaaaaaactacgaatACAGTAACacgattattttgaaatttgtcatACCTGTATCGAGTACTTTATTTTCCTCCCAAACTTCATTCAAATCGATCAAGTTGTATTTTCGTAATTCAGTGACAATGTTTGTCGTAATGACAAATCTAATGAGTAAGTTTTGCAAGTGCCCTGTTAAATAATATGgctatacaatttttataaataagtATATTATTTGCTTACCTGGAGTAAAAGTGTGCTAGGATGGTTGCCAATGAAGTCCAGTTCTACCATTTTAATTCCCACCAAAATAgcttataattaattacaggTACTTACGATTATTTATACACTATAGTACAATGTTTGTTGAGACATAACATTTAGAATAAAATGCAATGATGCATTTCATAAGGAAATTTAACCCATTGTATACAACACTGGGGTCAAGTATATCCAGGTATTTGCTTCTGAATAACTTTATCGATCACACTAATTCAAAtacaaatatttgtataatatttacatgGTAAATGGAACCGGAAACtagaaattattatcactataaaattttttagcacATAACTAGTATACCTATATGTTACACTAATGACCCCAGTGTGTGATAGGTGTCCGATGAAATATAGTGTACGTACGAAAGTTTTGTGAAGAAATTCCTGGCAGTCTAAAACTTGTGCACTGTTCCTCAGACCATCACTTTTTTGCCGACACTCAAGTATAAAAAGGTTTCATCACTGAATTCAACATTGTTGAGTAACCGCTGAAGCTGCCTGTTTTGCAGACAGAACAACGTCATTCAATCCAACACCATAATACGAAGAGCCACAAAGAAAAAGGGGAAGTTTGTGTTTCACTAAGTAGTTTTCGATACCACGAATCCTTTGCTCATGACCAACTACGTACTGTGGAATACAATCCTTTAGAATAGCCACATTATGTGCAACTGGATCTGCTTCAATATGTAAAATAGTTTTGACATGATGCACTGCTACTTCCAAGAGATGCTCTTTTGATGGTTGATCaccgaaattttttgtaaaccAGGCTCCACCCATCATCACAGTGAGGACCTATTAATCAATATAAATTATGATAATTAATTGTTCTGTGAGGTATCACATAAATTCAGAGTTTGAAAGTATTACAACAATGTATTGCGTACTTTGAATTCTAAACAAAATGTAAAGAAAGCAATAGATGTATAAAATTACATTGCTACTGGCTCAAAAATCGTGCATAACTTGAATTAAACtattaaataatacatactGTAGAGTTCCTTGGAGATAAAATGCATGAGTCAAAAATGACCCCCAAAATTGGCAATTTCTCATTAGGTGGTACTAAAAAACCAAATGCTTCTTGTTCCAGCACGTTGCCGACAAATTCCAAATTAACAACAGCCACAGTAACAGAGGGTATAGCTATAAGCTCGTTTGCTAGCTGTGGATGTTGGTGGTGAATCATAGGTGCCAAATTCTTGGCAGATAAACTGGATATTACTCTTGAATACTTTTCAGTCTTCccattgaattttaattcaacaCCACCTTCTGTGAAAGTCAATTCTTCACATTTACtatttaaagaaatttgtaCCCCATGTGAACTGAGACTGTCAGCGAGTGCTGTTGGTAATTGTTCAAGTCCACCACGCAAAGTCCAGATtgaccatttttcattttcagctCGTCGATATGATGTAATTTCATCATTGTCATTTGATTTCTGGCTATCGGTTTTGTTAGACTTGCTTCTGAACGCCTCCCAATTACTTTTTACATAACCTTTTACAATAGAACCatatttttgttcatattCGAATAAAGATTTCATTAGAAAATTTACACTGATCTGTTTTGCATCTCCTGCGCAAATTCCACAAACCATTGGACTTATCAAATAATCAGCTGCATCTTTTCCCAGTCGTCTTTCAACAAAACTATAAAGACTTTCGTCTTTTTTGATAAGCTGCGGCGCTTTTAAATCGGTAATCAAGCAGCTAACCAAAGGTCGACTAAATGGCGAATTCACCTTAAACATAGCAATCAACGAGTTGGGCAGCGTGTGTAACTTCTTGCCAGCATAAATCATTCGGTTTTTAGCTGCTGGATGTGTGAAACTaattggaattattttttctgacaattttaGACTGTCCACTAGATTGAGAGTATTTAAACCAGCAGGACCTCGGGGTCTTATCGTCCTTGGTCCTTCCTCGAATATAACACCCTCCGATGACACTCTTGAGCGCAGCCATCCGCCAGTTCTACTGGATGCTTCGATTATTTTGATGGCCCGAAAAGCTGGGTTATCGCACAGATAATAAGCCGCAGAGAGGCCTGATATTCCACCTCCCAAGACGGCGGTCCTTCCCGACATTctgaaaagtgaattttaccTAACCTAACATTCAGTTTTTCCGAGAATAAGATAGTCGAACATTTGAGAGCTAAACAACCTAATGACCGCGAAGATTTAAGGACAATATACATCATAAGTGTCGGACTCAATGCATATACCTGCACTAGATTGTGtaatagaaataattgaattgtcATGTTCATGTGCTGCAGAATGATATACGTTGAATATTCGGTATTCCAATTTACTTAATAAACATCTTAGACATACCTTTCTTATTATTTAGATCAAGATGTTATGGATACTTCGACAGGCACGATTTTTTAGAAAGCGAGGTAAACTTGACTCGGAATCAGGAATCAGCCGGCGGCAAATTCTCCCTCTTTGATCAATTTTCCGCACGTGTATCTTGTCGTTTTTCCCCTGCTACTCGCGCGATTGGCTGACAACAGTAGTTATTCCTCTATCATTGGTTGTATGTggttgtatgtatgtacgaaaCAGATGCGTACCTGCAGGCAATTTGGAGGAACAGCATTTCTGTGGATTCCGTATATGCGTACCATTTTTAATGATAAATATATTAGGTACATGTACTCTGTATGCAAATAGACATCCCGAATTGAATGACCCATGAATTTGGTCATCTAGCAGGACACAGTAGAGTAGACTCTAAAATGAATAAGTGGCTGCTATGCAACAGTATTTATGTGCTTCTAACTTTTCTCAACACCAAATACCACACCTCCAGAATCCTGTGATGTAACATAATTAATGGTGGAACTAAACgaagattgatcgatatttttatacaactaCTAGATTTATTTTGTGCTTAGCACAGTAGACGAATACAGTAGTATCCACCTAATATTTTACAACTGTACATTAAATTGCGTCAATAAGTTTGAATACATTATGCTGAGGTTCAGGGATGACGTTGAAGTGTTTTTTGTAAATGACGTGACCTTGACGACCCTCATAGTTTCCATTAATCCACGTATGATCCCAGTTTGGGTCAATTTTCTCACATGTGACCACCACCCTGCCAGCTTCCAAGGCAAACAAAGTACCATCTCGTCCAAATCCAACCTGTAAAGACGCACAATCATCTGTGACTGGTTCATATGCTAAATACCAAAACCAGAatctttgataaaaaaaaatgtacactCAAATGTATCTGATAATCACATGTAAACCAGGATGAAACCGCGTATGCAACTGCGTCGCTAACAGTGTACCAGCTTGAACAAATGTTCCGTCCTGGACACGCCACCCTCTGTGTTTCGGCCTAGTATGACGTGGTGGATTCCTTGAAGATCCCCCAGTCTTCTTGGAGGCATTTCTTGTACATACTGAAAatgttaataattattcagtttttttttttacatcgattTATACAATGAAGAGAACAATCACCGGGTTTTAAGCCCCAGTCTAACCTAAAAACTaatcatttcttatttacCAACGACAGATGCAATAGGTTGCATGAATCCTTGTTTTGCATTCTGAAAACCGGCCACTAATGCATTCGTCAATGTtgtcatttttaattattatctatCCAGTAacaattttccgaaaattcaggCAGATTCAGCGCCCGTTCAGGCATAAACACATCGCATCTCAAGAGAGGAACGTAACCCCAACTTTGGAGATACAGGGAGAATACATAAGAATAGTGATGAGAATCGTGTGAGAATCGTTGTAAACCAGCACAGAAAGCAGTATAAACAAAGATCTGTTTCATAGTATCAGAGATGAGTAGGTTGCCTATAGTAAACAAATCGAGAGGTTAATAAATAACTAATGAATAGTAGCGAAGTATgccaaaataatttcatcagCTTGAATTTAACTGACAATCAGTTACAGTAAAGAGTACTTTCTGAGTCACAATAAGTTAGTGCTAAAAATGGAGAGTACACCCGTGAGTAGGAAATCCATTATTCTGTTTGTATCAACCTGTGTTAGGTAGGTTATATTGGTTGTATCGGTGTATAGTaactaaatattt
The sequence above is drawn from the Neodiprion pinetum isolate iyNeoPine1 chromosome 2, iyNeoPine1.2, whole genome shotgun sequence genome and encodes:
- the Ppox gene encoding protoporphyrinogen oxidase, encoding MSGRTAVLGGGISGLSAAYYLCDNPAFRAIKIIEASSRTGGWLRSRVSSEGVIFEEGPRTIRPRGPAGLNTLNLVDSLKLSEKIIPISFTHPAAKNRMIYAGKKLHTLPNSLIAMFKVNSPFSRPLVSCLITDLKAPQLIKKDESLYSFVERRLGKDAADYLISPMVCGICAGDAKQISVNFLMKSLFEYEQKYGSIVKGYVKSNWEAFRSKSNKTDSQKSNDNDEITSYRRAENEKWSIWTLRGGLEQLPTALADSLSSHGVQISLNSKCEELTFTEGGVELKFNGKTEKYSRVISSLSAKNLAPMIHHQHPQLANELIAIPSVTVAVVNLEFVGNVLEQEAFGFLVPPNEKLPILGVIFDSCILSPRNSTVLTVMMGGAWFTKNFGDQPSKEHLLEVAVHHVKTILHIEADPVAHNVAILKDCIPQYVVGHEQRIRGIENYLVKHKLPLFLCGSSYYGVGLNDVVLSAKQAASAVTQQC
- the mRpL27 gene encoding large ribosomal subunit protein bL27m, which codes for MTTLTNALVAGFQNAKQGFMQPIASVVVCTRNASKKTGGSSRNPPRHTRPKHRGWRVQDGTFVQAGTLLATQLHTRFHPGLHVGFGRDGTLFALEAGRVVVTCEKIDPNWDHTWINGNYEGRQGHVIYKKHFNVIPEPQHNVFKLIDAI